From a region of the Gavia stellata isolate bGavSte3 chromosome 32, bGavSte3.hap2, whole genome shotgun sequence genome:
- the FSD1 gene encoding fibronectin type III and SPRY domain-containing protein 1, which produces MGDQEALRKIITTLAVKNEEIQNFIYSLKQMMQNVEANSSRAQEDLEGEFQSLYALLDELKDEMLMKIKQDRASRTYELQAQLAACAKALESSEELLEAANQALGTANHHDFSQAAKQIKDSVTMAPAFRLSLKAKVSDNMSHLMVDFAQERRLLQALAFLPVPSTPEIDLAESLVADNCVTLAWRMPDEDSKIDHYVLEYRRTNFEGPPRAKEDQPWMVVEGIKGTEYTLSGLKFDMKYMNFRVRACNKAVAGEFSEPVTLETRAFMFRLDASTCHQNLRVEELSVEWDATGGKVQDVKAREKDGKGRTASPANSPARVVQSPKRMPSGRGGRDRFTAESYTVLGDTLIDGDDHYWEVRYDRDSKAFGVGVAYRSLGKFDQLGKTSASWCLHLNNWLQVSFSAKHANKAKVLDVPVPDCIGVYCNFHEGFLSFYNARTKQLLHTFKAKFTQPVLPAFTVWCGSFHVSSGLQVPSAVKCLQKRNSTASSSNASLP; this is translated from the exons ATGGGCGACCAg gAGGCTCTGCGGAAGATCATCACCACCCTGGCCGTGAAGAATGAGGAGATCCAGAACTTCATCTACTCCCTCAAGCAGATGATGCAGAATGTGGAG GCCAACTCGTCGCGGGCGCAGGAGGACCTGGAGGGCGAGTTCCAGTCGCTGTACGCGCTGCTGGACGAGCTGAAGGACGAGATGCTGATGAAGATCAAGCAGGACCGCGCCAGCCGCACCTACGAGCTGCAG GCCCAGCTGGCAGCGTGCGCCAAGGCCCTGGAGAGCTcggaggagctgctggaggcgGCCAACCAGGCCCTGGGGACGGCCAACCACCATGACTTCTCCCAG GCTGCCAAACAGATCAAGGATAG CGTGACGATGGCACCCGCCTTCCGCCTCTCGCTCAAGGCCAAGGTGAGCGACAACATGAGCCACTTGATGGTGGATTTTGCCCAGGAACGCCGCCTGCTCCAGGCCCTCGCCTTCCTGCCAG TGCCCAGCACCCCTGAGATCGACCTGGCGGAGTCACTGGTGGCCGATAACTGTGTGACGCTGGCCTGGAGGATGCCCGACGAGGACAGCAAGATCGACCACTACGTGTTGGAGTACCGCAGGACCAACTTCGAGGGGCCGCCCCGCGCCAAGGAGGACCAGCCCTGGATGGTGGTCGAGGGCATCAAGGGCACGGAGTACACCCTCTCCG GGCTGAAGTTTGACATGAAGTACATGAATTTTCGGGTACGGGCATGTAACAAGGCTGTGGCGGGCGAGTTCTCCGAGCCGGTCACTTTGGAGACAAGAG CGTTCATGTTTCGGCTGGACGCCAGCACGTGCCACCAGAACCTGCGGGTGGAGGAGCTCAGCGTGGAGTGGGACGCGACGGGTGGCAAGGTGCAGGACGTCAAGGCGCGCGAGAAGGACGGCAAGGGCAGGACGGCATCGCCTGCCAACTCGCCTGCCAG GGTGGTGCAGTCGCCCAAGAGGATGCCCTCGGGGCGTGGGGGCAGAGATCGCTTCACCGCCGAGTCCTACACAGTTCTGG GTGACACGCTGATCGATGGGGACGACCACTACTGGGAGGTGCGGTACGACCGGGACAGCAAAGCTTTCGGCGTGGGGGTGGCATATCGCAGCCTGGGCAAATTCGACCAGCTGGGCAAGACCTCGGCCTCCTGGTGCCTCCACCTCAACAACTGGCTGCAGGTCAGCTTCAGCGCCAAGCACGCCAACAAGGCCAAGGTGCTGGACGTGCCCGTGCCCGACTGCATCGGCGTCTACTGCAACTTCCACGAAG GGTTCCTGTCCTTCTACAATGCCAGGACCAAGCAGCTGCTCCACACCTTCAAGGCCAAGTTCACGCAACCGGTGCTGCCAGCTTTCACG GTCTGGTGCGGCAGCTTCCACGTCTCCTCGGGCTTGCAGGTGCCCAGCGCGGTGAAATGTCTCCAGAAACGTAACAGCACGGCCAGCAGCTCCAACGCCAGCCTGCCCTAG